The following coding sequences lie in one Marinihelvus fidelis genomic window:
- a CDS encoding SLC13 family permease: MTPQMILVFAVTAVVFFGFIRERQPPDIIALLGVALLLLTGALSTPQLLSVFSSGAPITIAAMFVLSKALENTGIIASLGALAGRLAGASWLRAMLLLMLPVTFVSAFANNTPVVVVLTPVIITLAHRQGIAASRYLIPLSYASILGGTCTLVGTSTNLLVDGIAQREGLAPFGIFDITLVGVLLAVCGLAYLLLFGWWLLPDRAPDARSVSAALPAPGDPGDPAHTPRRRKAPLAVAVILAVVTLAALHVLPIVSLAVIGAIVVVAAGCLTAGEAYRAVHWPIIMLIFAMLAIGLALEQTGAMRLLVNVLDGLTAGLGPVGLLLVIYVVTSIATEFMSNNAAAILFTPVAIGAALAAGLDPKPFVVAVMMAGSASFATPIGYQTNTIVYRAGGYRFSDFLRIGLPMNLLAMAVTVLAIPRVWPLQAG; the protein is encoded by the coding sequence TTGACCCCGCAGATGATCCTGGTGTTTGCCGTCACCGCTGTTGTGTTCTTCGGCTTCATTCGCGAACGGCAACCGCCGGATATCATTGCCCTTCTGGGTGTAGCGCTGTTGCTGCTGACCGGCGCGCTGTCCACCCCGCAGTTGCTGAGCGTGTTCTCCAGCGGCGCGCCGATCACCATCGCTGCCATGTTCGTGCTCAGCAAGGCGCTGGAGAACACCGGCATCATTGCCAGCCTGGGCGCGCTGGCCGGGCGCCTGGCCGGGGCGTCGTGGCTGCGGGCGATGCTGTTACTGATGCTGCCGGTCACGTTCGTTTCCGCGTTTGCCAACAACACGCCCGTCGTTGTCGTACTCACACCGGTCATCATCACGCTGGCGCATCGGCAGGGCATCGCCGCATCCCGGTACCTGATCCCGTTGTCGTACGCCAGCATCCTGGGCGGCACCTGCACCCTGGTGGGTACCTCTACGAACCTGCTGGTCGACGGCATTGCCCAGCGAGAAGGCCTGGCGCCGTTTGGGATCTTTGACATCACCCTGGTGGGCGTACTGCTGGCCGTGTGCGGCCTGGCCTACCTGCTGTTGTTTGGCTGGTGGCTGCTGCCGGACCGCGCGCCGGACGCGCGCAGCGTTTCGGCGGCGTTGCCCGCCCCCGGGGACCCGGGCGACCCAGCGCACACGCCGCGGCGGCGAAAGGCTCCGCTGGCCGTGGCAGTGATCCTGGCCGTGGTCACGCTGGCGGCACTGCACGTGCTGCCCATTGTTTCGCTGGCGGTGATCGGCGCCATCGTCGTGGTCGCAGCCGGCTGCCTGACGGCCGGCGAGGCCTACCGGGCCGTCCACTGGCCGATCATCATGCTGATCTTCGCCATGCTGGCCATCGGCCTGGCGCTCGAACAGACCGGCGCAATGCGGCTGTTGGTGAATGTCCTGGACGGCCTGACCGCAGGGCTGGGCCCCGTGGGCCTGCTGCTGGTGATCTACGTGGTGACATCCATCGCGACGGAGTTCATGAGCAACAACGCGGCGGCGATCCTGTTCACCCCGGTGGCGATCGGCGCGGCGCTGGCCGCGGGGCTGGACCCAAAGCCGTTTGTCGTGGCGGTCATGATGGCCGGCAGCGCCAGCTTCGCCACGCCCATTGGCTACCAGACCAATACCATCGTTTACCGGGCCGGGGGCTACCGGTTCAGCGACTTCCTGCGTATCGGGCTGCCCATGAACCTGCTGGCCATGGCGGTGACCGTGCTTGCCATCCCCCGGGTCTGGCCATTGCAGGCTGGTTAG
- a CDS encoding tryptophan 7-halogenase, protein MSGAVRKVVIIGRDAAAWLSALTLQRSFGRTGVEIELVELPSTLGPEDGFVTLPSQRAFHQLLGLDETRLLRASKGVYSLGQRFSNWSGAAAPFIHAYDTHGVALNRVDFFQHWLRARASGLSVPLEDFSLGAVAARQGRYVIFNEATSGFSRATHGYNLSAIPYLVAIGKVALHEGLRHSRGEVREVRHDGRQISAITLADGRELKADLFIDASGREARLLRELEPGDNFESWQHWLPFDRRMVASAPALHPLPAFNQVSAFKSGWIGIFPLADRTVLVTSYASAATGEADIAQLTSALSGLRIEGDAVTEQTRAGGRRQHWLGNCVAVGDTATRLDPLDANHLQLLQTGLSWLVTLFPTHPEDMPESAVYNQKMSEHAAGVRDFQVAHMHLNQRYGDPAWDAPREQAPPASLAQKLDLFRARGVVAMNDNETFQEENWTSVLAGHGLLPQAWDPLADAVPEQELIGNFQRMLGFIGTEVQSMPTLQDHMELTAPQQPESDYIFG, encoded by the coding sequence ATGAGCGGCGCCGTACGCAAGGTCGTGATTATCGGCCGCGACGCCGCGGCCTGGCTGTCGGCGCTGACGCTGCAGCGCAGCTTTGGCCGAACCGGGGTCGAGATCGAGCTGGTCGAGCTGCCGTCGACGCTGGGCCCCGAGGACGGCTTTGTCACCCTGCCCTCGCAACGTGCTTTCCACCAGTTGCTGGGCCTGGACGAGACCCGCCTGCTGCGTGCGTCAAAGGGCGTGTACTCACTGGGGCAGCGGTTCTCGAACTGGTCGGGCGCGGCCGCGCCGTTCATACACGCCTATGACACGCACGGCGTGGCCCTGAACCGCGTCGACTTCTTCCAGCACTGGCTGCGGGCCCGCGCGAGCGGACTGTCGGTGCCGCTGGAGGACTTTTCACTGGGCGCGGTGGCGGCGCGGCAGGGTCGGTACGTGATCTTCAACGAGGCCACCAGCGGTTTCTCGCGCGCCACCCATGGCTACAACCTGTCGGCGATTCCCTACCTGGTCGCCATCGGCAAGGTCGCGCTGCACGAAGGCCTGCGCCACAGCCGTGGCGAGGTTCGCGAGGTGCGCCATGATGGCCGTCAGATTAGTGCCATCACGCTGGCGGACGGCCGAGAACTCAAAGCCGACCTGTTTATCGACGCCAGCGGCCGCGAAGCGCGACTGCTGCGCGAACTGGAACCCGGCGACAACTTCGAGTCCTGGCAGCACTGGCTGCCCTTCGACCGGCGCATGGTGGCGTCGGCGCCGGCGCTTCACCCGCTGCCGGCCTTCAATCAGGTCTCCGCGTTCAAGTCGGGCTGGATCGGTATCTTCCCGTTGGCCGACCGCACCGTGCTGGTGACCAGCTACGCGTCGGCGGCCACCGGCGAGGCCGACATCGCCCAGCTGACCTCGGCGCTCAGCGGCCTGCGAATCGAGGGCGATGCGGTCACCGAGCAGACCAGGGCCGGCGGCCGGCGCCAGCACTGGCTGGGCAACTGCGTGGCCGTGGGCGACACGGCGACACGCCTGGACCCGCTCGACGCCAACCACCTGCAGCTGCTGCAGACCGGGCTCTCCTGGCTGGTGACCCTGTTCCCGACCCATCCCGAAGACATGCCCGAGTCGGCCGTGTACAACCAGAAGATGAGCGAGCACGCGGCCGGCGTGCGCGACTTCCAGGTCGCCCACATGCACCTGAACCAGCGCTACGGCGACCCGGCCTGGGACGCCCCGCGCGAACAGGCGCCGCCGGCATCGCTGGCGCAGAAGCTCGACCTGTTCCGCGCCCGCGGTGTTGTCGCGATGAACGACAACGAGACATTCCAGGAAGAGAACTGGACCTCGGTGCTGGCCGGCCACGGCCTGCTACCCCAGGCCTGGGACCCATTGGCGGACGCAGTGCCCGAGCAGGAGCTGATCGGTAATTTCCAGCGCATGCTGGGCTTTATCGGCACCGAGGTGCAGTCCATGCCCACCCTGCAGGACCACATGGAGCTGACCGCCCCCCAACAACCTGAATCGGACTATATATTCGGCTGA
- a CDS encoding tryptophan halogenase family protein yields the protein MTDPIDIVIVGGGTAGWMTAAALAATVGKDYRVRLVESDQIGTVGVGEATLPQMKDFNDHIGILEAEMMARTQATFKLGIEFRDWGYPGSSYIHPFGEFGRPRGGVDFLQHWVRARQAGEAEPIEAYSYAVQACRHGRFDFPVEDKSEINSTYAYAYHLDAGLYAAYLREFAQARGVERTEGRIVGVDRHAESGLVEAVQLESGEKVSGDWFIDCSGFRSLLLGETLEVPFEDWSEWLPCDRAVAVPSERDDRPAPFTRSTALEAGWQWRIPLQHRTGNGHVFCSRYISDDEATARLLENLDSAALADPRVLRFQAGRRSRSWEGNCIAVGLSSGFLEPLESTSIYLVQVAIMALTRLFPRRRPEPALINEFNRLVDYEYDRVRDFLILHYHLNQRDDGELWRHCREMSVPDSLAEKMELFRRRGFIDRYRFGLFAPPSWISVFLGQGLSPAGHEPLADNTPLEDAIGRMRELQASIDSRVQVMPAHGEFVADYCPATKAALS from the coding sequence ATGACTGACCCCATCGATATCGTCATCGTCGGCGGTGGCACCGCCGGCTGGATGACTGCCGCGGCACTGGCCGCGACAGTCGGTAAGGACTACCGGGTTCGCCTGGTGGAATCCGACCAGATCGGCACCGTCGGCGTGGGTGAGGCCACGCTGCCGCAGATGAAGGACTTCAATGATCATATCGGCATACTCGAAGCCGAGATGATGGCCCGGACCCAGGCGACGTTCAAACTCGGCATCGAGTTCCGCGACTGGGGTTACCCGGGTTCTTCCTACATCCACCCCTTCGGCGAATTCGGCCGCCCGCGCGGCGGTGTCGACTTCCTGCAGCACTGGGTACGCGCCCGCCAGGCGGGAGAAGCCGAGCCGATCGAGGCCTACTCCTACGCGGTCCAGGCCTGCCGCCATGGGCGTTTCGACTTTCCGGTCGAGGACAAGAGCGAGATCAACTCCACCTACGCCTACGCCTACCACCTGGATGCCGGCCTGTACGCGGCCTACCTGCGCGAGTTCGCGCAGGCGCGCGGCGTGGAGCGAACCGAGGGCCGGATTGTCGGGGTGGACCGGCACGCCGAAAGCGGCCTGGTTGAAGCGGTGCAACTGGAATCCGGCGAAAAGGTCTCCGGCGACTGGTTTATCGACTGCTCCGGCTTCCGCTCGCTGCTGCTGGGCGAGACGCTGGAGGTGCCGTTCGAGGACTGGTCGGAGTGGCTGCCCTGCGACCGCGCCGTCGCCGTGCCCAGTGAGCGCGACGACAGGCCCGCACCCTTCACCCGCTCCACGGCGCTGGAGGCAGGCTGGCAATGGCGTATCCCGCTGCAACACCGCACCGGCAACGGCCACGTGTTCTGCAGTCGCTACATCAGCGACGACGAGGCCACGGCGCGGCTGCTCGAAAACCTGGACAGCGCGGCGCTGGCCGACCCACGGGTCCTGCGCTTCCAGGCCGGCCGGCGCAGCCGCTCCTGGGAGGGCAACTGTATTGCCGTCGGGCTGTCCAGCGGCTTCCTCGAACCACTGGAATCGACCAGCATCTACCTGGTCCAGGTGGCGATCATGGCGCTGACCCGGCTGTTCCCACGCCGCCGGCCCGAGCCGGCACTGATTAACGAGTTCAATCGCCTGGTCGACTACGAATACGACCGTGTGCGCGACTTCCTGATCCTGCATTACCACCTGAACCAGCGCGACGACGGCGAGTTGTGGCGACACTGCCGCGAAATGTCCGTGCCGGACAGCCTGGCCGAGAAAATGGAGCTGTTCCGACGGCGCGGCTTTATCGACCGGTATCGCTTCGGACTGTTCGCGCCGCCCAGCTGGATTTCCGTGTTCCTGGGCCAGGGGCTGTCACCTGCGGGCCACGAGCCGCTGGCGGATAACACGCCGCTTGAAGACGCGATCGGGCGGATGCGCGAGCTCCAGGCATCGATCGATTCGCGCGTCCAGGTCATGCCGGCGCACGGGGAGTTCGTCGCCGACTATTGCCCTGCCACGAAGGCGGCCCTGTCATGA
- a CDS encoding tryptophan halogenase family protein: MNKRPAINRIVIVGGGTAGWMTAAALAKVLGTQLHDITLVESEMIGTVGVGEATIPMIQLYNNVLGLDEDEFVRETNATFKLGIEFVDWRKLGHSYFHPFGNFGVDMDGIGFIHYWARWKQSGGGMPYSRFNAETEAAGKRRFMRTSGETGPKTMPAINYAFQFDASLYAAYLRRYSEKRGAKRIEGKVVDVTQCPESGDIRSVTLESGQVIEGDLFIDCSGFRGLLIEQVYKAGYDDWSHWLPVNRAVAVPCESAGDWLPYTRSTAREAGWQWRIPLQHRTGNGYVYCDQYISEDEAAEKLMSRLDAPAMADPRTLRFVTGRRRRCWINNCLAFGLSSGFLEPLESTSIHLIQVAISKLLAMFPKNGINPRLVTRYNDEMDYEYDNVKDFLIAHYKITERDDTPFWQYVRNMDIPDSLQERLDIFKARGEVMARQMELFKETSWYAVLVGQGLEPEGYHPVADAISEDELRLRLTQIRTGIQNRVESMPEHREFVRQHCASPTAKFGDA, from the coding sequence ATGAACAAACGACCCGCAATCAACAGGATCGTCATCGTCGGTGGTGGTACCGCCGGCTGGATGACCGCGGCCGCCCTGGCCAAGGTGCTGGGCACCCAGTTGCACGACATCACGCTGGTGGAATCGGAAATGATCGGCACCGTGGGTGTCGGTGAAGCCACCATCCCGATGATCCAGCTGTACAACAACGTGCTGGGGCTGGACGAGGACGAGTTCGTTCGGGAAACCAACGCCACCTTCAAGCTGGGCATCGAGTTCGTCGACTGGCGCAAGCTGGGGCACAGCTATTTCCACCCCTTCGGCAATTTCGGCGTCGACATGGACGGCATCGGCTTCATCCACTACTGGGCGCGCTGGAAACAGTCCGGCGGTGGCATGCCGTACAGCCGCTTCAACGCCGAAACCGAGGCCGCCGGCAAGCGACGGTTTATGCGCACGTCCGGGGAGACCGGCCCCAAAACCATGCCGGCCATCAACTATGCGTTCCAGTTCGACGCCAGCCTGTACGCCGCCTACCTTCGCCGCTATTCGGAAAAACGCGGTGCGAAGCGCATCGAGGGCAAGGTCGTGGATGTCACGCAATGCCCCGAGTCCGGTGACATCCGCTCGGTCACGCTGGAAAGCGGCCAGGTCATCGAGGGCGACCTGTTCATCGATTGCTCGGGCTTTCGCGGCCTGCTGATCGAGCAGGTCTACAAGGCCGGCTACGACGACTGGAGCCACTGGCTGCCGGTCAACCGCGCCGTGGCCGTGCCCTGCGAGAGCGCCGGCGACTGGCTGCCGTACACCCGATCCACTGCGCGCGAAGCCGGCTGGCAATGGCGGATTCCGTTACAGCACCGCACCGGCAACGGCTACGTCTACTGCGACCAGTACATCAGCGAAGACGAGGCGGCCGAGAAGCTCATGTCCCGCCTGGACGCGCCGGCCATGGCCGATCCGCGCACGCTGCGTTTCGTCACCGGCCGCCGCCGGCGTTGCTGGATCAACAACTGCCTGGCCTTCGGCCTGTCCAGCGGCTTCCTGGAGCCCCTGGAATCAACCAGTATCCACCTGATCCAGGTCGCCATTTCCAAGCTGCTGGCCATGTTCCCCAAGAACGGCATCAACCCGCGCCTGGTCACGCGTTACAACGACGAAATGGATTACGAGTACGACAACGTCAAGGACTTCCTCATCGCCCACTACAAGATCACCGAGCGCGATGACACCCCGTTCTGGCAGTACGTCCGCAACATGGACATCCCCGACTCGCTGCAGGAACGCCTGGACATCTTCAAGGCGCGCGGCGAAGTCATGGCCCGGCAGATGGAACTGTTCAAGGAAACCAGCTGGTACGCCGTACTGGTGGGACAGGGCCTGGAGCCGGAAGGCTACCACCCCGTCGCCGACGCCATTTCCGAAGACGAACTCCGGCTGCGCCTGACCCAAATCCGCACCGGCATCCAGAACCGCGT